The following proteins are encoded in a genomic region of Necator americanus strain Aroian chromosome II, whole genome shotgun sequence:
- a CDS encoding hypothetical protein (NECATOR_CHRII.G8768.T3): protein MSLNPKTCSVRANLCKKIEVVRQLFKAFHEKERGHKVRIRTTEEPKEGRKREPEDTLAKTEFEEVEVAKRPAVSSVRKRSTLRWKQDPGTAIGKKEVVSLLDGKVMPVEDLVQHRDFRIARKIIDEVAKAKIIEKLLNEEDNATIRRLFETDLANPSFKEMKLLHRALSKLWEYLMCNLGQFHFEQETLVFLCEREKAKARFLDVLLFCPSTLPDCWGGRHICEVTECESGTLIVPVSTLPGGEVPRSAISETFPSQWSKLVRVVMDENKSKAPIPSEKHDNAMEQRKESFGTKIVRRKSPSSLIKPDHRGEQAKKEKKDVETSLKHSKKIISAKKGDLKDSAGAATEKKIGQKIDVSEKKDSKISAAASIDRKIERRDQKPSKDYDYINTKELEDYLCELGDTEGAENVVKKKENEEKKMIVRDPHCIEAIIETYSMGVKNRADSKKEAQTTLQMGSSHKASTQKVDTEGKDVLLKNLCKTQEEESQMQYKIDHIAKSEQMSAQMKSSNKVSTQKVETWGTDALLKDLCKTQDHEPHEEHRKRCKTDLKLKREQMAAQVESTNKPSAQKVDMGRKDALLTDLCVTQEDGPQKEHRMRHKTHPSPKKEQLAAQVKSSLKTSAQKVDMGRKDALLTDLCVTQEDGPQKGHRMRHKTHPSPKKEQLAAQVKSSHKTSAQKVDMGRKDALLTDLCVTQEDGPQKEHRMRHKTHPSPEKEQSAVQVKSSHKTSAQKVDMGRKDALLTDLCVTQEDGPQKEHRMRHKTHPSPEKEQLAAQVKSSHKTSAQKVDMGRKDALLTDLCVTQEDGPQKEHRMRHKTHPSPEKEQLAAQVKSSHKTSAQKVVTKEKHVLLKELCKTQEDEGLRLSTTQKIRKSQEDSKLFFGKHVKEPRQEQQGGTFGMMKGKEAEVSGNSMEKTKSKEKHRHKEGEAHEGGERDVRSPETLGGKRTKKGGSLELKKHEEKHSLPQINREAYGRNIEDKKETSKGNDQYKKEKHLERKDEVKVAAVKKESEGAATLKNEEKTEQKVKERKNEEESKTTDTLLKIVGSVTAMLREMLVPTKRDQGKVETDPEISLQKTQTDDERFIQSVDQKGQDRKDLECRPYAMELANTQEEITDSNQDKKPAKGTKAKESNKRQVIDFLKKDVEGKNTTQASPGSGNQIKIKNMKSKERGNEQSGRTTRNRSRGKQTDAAEKTRDMKGTGRKEEVIAEVKQQSENVPNETLKADIMQRIRKSKDSMRKIHSKKEDDNKKLTKERKVDSKGPAATSGRDSRSRKKSIPNSTITDKTLKVLPYCNF, encoded by the exons ATGTCACTGAATCCCAAGACATGTTCAGTTCGAGCAA ACCTgtgcaaaaaaatcgaagtagTGCGGCAACTTTTCAAAGCATTCCATGAGAAGGAACGTGGACATAAAGTTAGAATAAGAACGACGGAAGAACCAAAAGAAGG AAGAAAGCGTGAACCAGAGGATACACTTGCAAAGACAGAATTTGAAGAAGTAGAGGTAGCAAAGCGGCCAGCAGTCTCCTCGGTTCGAAAAAGGAGTACGCTTCGTTGGAAACAGGACCCGGGCACAGCGATAGGT AAGAAGGAAGTTGTATCGTTGTTAGATGGGAAGGTTATGCCAGTCGAGGATCTTGTTCAACATCGAGACTTTCGCATAGCTCGCAAG atAATTGATGAAGTCGCAAAAgccaaaattattgaaaaattactaaatgAAGAGGATAACGCCACGATACGACGACTTTTTGAGACAGATTTAGCTAATCCATCCTTCAAG GAAATGAAGCTACTGCATCGTGCCTTAAGCAAGCTATGGGAATATTTGATGTGCAATCTTGGGCAATTTCATTTTGAACAAGAAACACTTGTATTTCTATGCGAACGAGAAAAG GCCAAGGCCCGATTTCTCGACGTCTTGCTTTTTTGTCCAAGTACACTTCCAGATTGTTGGGGAGGACGCCACATTT GTGAAGTAACCGAATGCGAGTCTGGAACACTCATTGTACCAGTATCTACTCTTCCAGGTGGAGAAGTACCGAGGTCTGCTATTTCAGAG ACGTTTCCTTCGCAATGGAGTAAGCTTGTGAGGGTAGTCATGGACGAAAATAAATCGAAAGCGCCGATCCCATCAGAAAAGCACGATAATGCCATGGAACAA CGGAAAGAAAGTTTTGGAACGAAGATTGTTAGAAGAAAATCACCATCAAGTCTGATTAAGCCAGATCATAGAGGAGAACaagccaaaaaagaaaagaaggatgtTGAAACTAGTTTGAAGCATTCAAAGAAGATAATCAGTGCTAAAAAGGGAGACTTGAAGGATTCCGCAGGAGCAGccacagagaagaaaattgggCAAAAAATTGACGTCAGTGAGAAGAAAGACTCGAAAATCTCTGCTGCGGCGAGTATTGATAGGAAAATTGAACGAAGAGATCAAAAGCCATCTAAGGACTATGACTATATTAACACGAAAGAACTGGAGGATTATCTTTGTGAGCTCGGAGATACGGAAGGAGCTGAAAATGtcgtgaaaaagaaagaaaatgaagagaagaaaatgatagtCCGTGATCCACATTGCATAGAAGCTATCATTGAAACGTACAGTATGGGCGTAAAAAATAGAGCAGATAGTAAAAAGGAGGCACAAACAACTCTGCAAATGGGATCTTCCCACAAAGCGTCAACTCAGAAAGTGGATACGGAGGGAAAGGATGTGCTATTGAAGAACTTGTGCAAGACTCAGGAAGAAGAATCGCAAATGCAGTATAAGATAGATCATATTgcaaaaagtgaacaaatgtCCGCGCAAATGAAGTCCTCCAACAAGGTATCGactcaaaaagtggaaacgtGGGGAACGGATGCGCTTCTAAAGGACTTGTGCAAGACTCAGGATCATGAACCTCACGAGGAACATCGAAAGCGGTGCAAAACGGATCTTAAACTGAAAAGGGAACAAATGGCTGCGCAAGTAGAGTCCACCAACAAGCCATCGGCTCAAAAAGTGGATATGGGGCGAAAAGATGCGCTCTTGACGGACTTATGCGTAACTCAGGAGGATGGACCTCAGAAGGAACATCGAATGCGTCACAAAACTCATCCTAGCccaaaaaaggaacaattGGCTGCGCAGGTGAAGTCCTCCCTCAAAACATCGGCTCAAAAAGTGGATATGGGGCGAAAAGATGCGCTCTTGACGGACTTATGCGTAACTCAGGAGGATGGACCTCAGAAGGGACATCGAATGCGTCACAAAACTCATCCTAGCccaaaaaaggaacaattGGCTGCGCAGGTGAAGTCCTCCCACAAAACATCAGCTCAAAAAGTGGATATGGGGCGAAAAGATGCGCTCTTGACGGACTTATGCGTGACTCAGGAGGATGGACCTCAGAAGGAACATCGAATGCGTCACAAAACTCATCCTAGCCCCGAAAAGGAACAATCGGCTGTGCAGGTGAAGTCCTCCCACAAAACATCAGCTCAAAAAGTGGATATGGGGCGAAAAGATGCGCTCTTGACGGACTTATGCGTGACTCAGGAGGATGGACCTCAGAAGGAACATCGAATGCGTCACAAAACTCATCCTAGCCCCGAAAAGGAACAATTGGCTGCGCAGGTGAAGTCCTCCCACAAAACATCAGCTCAAAAAGTGGATATGGGGCGAAAAGATGCGCTCTTGACGGACTTATGCGTGACTCAGGAGGATGGACCTCAGAAGGAACATCGAATGCGTCACAAAACTCATCCTAGCCCCGAAAAGGAACAATTGGCTGCGCAGGTGAAGTCCTCCCACAAAACATCAGCTCAAAAAGTAGTTACAAAGGAAAAACATGTACTCTTGAAAGAGTTGTGCAAGACTCAGGAGGATGAAGGTTTGAGATTGTCTACAAcacagaaaatcagaaaaagtcaagaagattcaaaattatttttcggaAAACACGTAAAAGAACCAAGACAAGAACAGCAGGGTGGAACGTTTGGgatgatgaaaggaaaagaagcagaaGTTTCTGGGAACTCAATGGAAAAAACCAAGAGTAAAGAAAAGCATAGGCACAAGGAGGGCGAGGCACATGAAGGCGGAGAAAGGGATGTCAGGTCTCCAGAAACGCTAGGTGGAAAAAGGACCAAGAAAGGAGGAAGTTTGGAACTGaagaaacatgaagaaaagCACTCATTGCCGCAGATAAATAGAGAGGCTTACGGTCGAAACattgaagacaaaaaagagaCCTCAAAAGGAAACGATCaatacaaaaaggaaaaacatttGGAGAGAAAAGACGAGGTCAAAGTAGCTGctgtgaagaaagaaagtgaaggtGCTGCAAcactgaaaaatgaagagaaaacagagcaaaaagtaaaggagcgaaaaaacgaagaagagtCAAAAACAACAGATACATTACTAAAAATTGTAGGAAGTGTAACTGCGATGCTTAGAGAAATGTTAGTGCCGACAAAAAGGGATCAGGGAAAGGTGGAGACTGACCCAGAAATTTCGTTGCAAAAGACCCAGACTGATGATGAGAGGTTTATCCAGAGTGTAGATCAAAAAGGACAAGACCGGAAGGATCTGGAATGCAGACCGTATGCTATGGAACTCGCTAACACTCAAGAAGAGATCACCGATAGTAATCAGGATAAGAAGCCAGCAAAAGGAACGAAAGCGAAAGAATCAAACAAGAGGCAGGTCATagactttttgaagaaggatGTCGAAGGGAAGAACACTACACAAGCGAGTCCAGGAAGTGGgaaccaaataaaaataaaaaacatgaaatcaaaagaaagagGTAACGAACAAAGTGGCAGAACGACTCGAAATAGGTCAAGAGGTAAACAAACAGATGCGGCAGAGAAAACGAGAGATATGAAAGGAACGGGCCGCAAAGAAGAAGTTATCGCAGAGGTGAAGCAGCAAAGTGAAAATGTTCCAAATGAAACGTTAAAAGCTGATATTATGCAGAGAATACGTAAAAGCAAAGATTCTATGAGGAAGATACATTCCAAAAAGGAAGACGACAATAAAAAGCTCACCAAAGAACGAAAAGTTGACTCAAAGGGTCCGGCGGCGACTAGTGGACGAGATAGCAGATCACGAAAGAAAAGCATCCCTAAC TCGACGATAACTGATAAAACGTTAAAA GTTTTACCATACTGCAACTTTTAA
- a CDS encoding hypothetical protein (NECATOR_CHRII.G8768.T2) — translation MSLNPKTCSVRANLCKKIEVVRQLFKAFHEKERGHKVRIRTTEEPKEGRKREPEDTLAKTEFEEVEVAKRPAVSSVRKRSTLRWKQDPGTAIGKKEVVSLLDGKVMPVEDLVQHRDFRIARKIIDEVAKAKIIEKLLNEEDNATIRRLFETDLANPSFKEMKLLHRALSKLWEYLMCNLGQFHFEQETLVFLCEREKAKARFLDVLLFCPSTLPDCWGGRHICEVTECESGTLIVPVSTLPGGEVPRRFLRNGVSL, via the exons ATGTCACTGAATCCCAAGACATGTTCAGTTCGAGCAA ACCTgtgcaaaaaaatcgaagtagTGCGGCAACTTTTCAAAGCATTCCATGAGAAGGAACGTGGACATAAAGTTAGAATAAGAACGACGGAAGAACCAAAAGAAGG AAGAAAGCGTGAACCAGAGGATACACTTGCAAAGACAGAATTTGAAGAAGTAGAGGTAGCAAAGCGGCCAGCAGTCTCCTCGGTTCGAAAAAGGAGTACGCTTCGTTGGAAACAGGACCCGGGCACAGCGATAGGT AAGAAGGAAGTTGTATCGTTGTTAGATGGGAAGGTTATGCCAGTCGAGGATCTTGTTCAACATCGAGACTTTCGCATAGCTCGCAAG atAATTGATGAAGTCGCAAAAgccaaaattattgaaaaattactaaatgAAGAGGATAACGCCACGATACGACGACTTTTTGAGACAGATTTAGCTAATCCATCCTTCAAG GAAATGAAGCTACTGCATCGTGCCTTAAGCAAGCTATGGGAATATTTGATGTGCAATCTTGGGCAATTTCATTTTGAACAAGAAACACTTGTATTTCTATGCGAACGAGAAAAG GCCAAGGCCCGATTTCTCGACGTCTTGCTTTTTTGTCCAAGTACACTTCCAGATTGTTGGGGAGGACGCCACATTT GTGAAGTAACCGAATGCGAGTCTGGAACACTCATTGTACCAGTATCTACTCTTCCAGGTGGAGAAGTACCGAG ACGTTTCCTTCGCAATGGAGTAAGCTTGTGA
- a CDS encoding hypothetical protein (NECATOR_CHRII.G8768.T4): MSLNPKTCSVRANLCKKIEVVRQLFKAFHEKERGHKVRIRTTEEPKEGRKREPEDTLAKTEFEEVEVAKRPAVSSVRKRSTLRWKQDPGTAIGIIDEVAKAKIIEKLLNEEDNATIRRLFETDLANPSFKEMKLLHRALSKLWEYLMCNLGQFHFEQETLVFLCEREKAKARFLDVLLFCPSTLPDCWGGRHICEVTECESGTLIVPVSTLPGGEVPRSAISETFPSQWSKLVRVVMDENKSKAPIPSEKHDNAMEQRKESFGTKIVRRKSPSSLIKPDHRGEQAKKEKKDVETSLKHSKKIISAKKGDLKDSAGAATEKKIGQKIDVSEKKDSKISAAASIDRKIERRDQKPSKDYDYINTKELEDYLCELGDTEGAENVVKKKENEEKKMIVRDPHCIEAIIETYSMGVKNRADSKKEAQTTLQMGSSHKASTQKVDTEGKDVLLKNLCKTQEEESQMQYKIDHIAKSEQMSAQMKSSNKVSTQKVETWGTDALLKDLCKTQDHEPHEEHRKRCKTDLKLKREQMAAQVESTNKPSAQKVDMGRKDALLTDLCVTQEDGPQKEHRMRHKTHPSPKKEQLAAQVKSSLKTSAQKVDMGRKDALLTDLCVTQEDGPQKGHRMRHKTHPSPKKEQLAAQVKSSHKTSAQKVDMGRKDALLTDLCVTQEDGPQKEHRMRHKTHPSPEKEQSAVQVKSSHKTSAQKVDMGRKDALLTDLCVTQEDGPQKEHRMRHKTHPSPEKEQLAAQVKSSHKTSAQKVDMGRKDALLTDLCVTQEDGPQKEHRMRHKTHPSPEKEQLAAQVKSSHKTSAQKVVTKEKHVLLKELCKTQEDEGLRLSTTQKIRKSQEDSKLFFGKHVKEPRQEQQGGTFGMMKGKEAEVSGNSMEKTKSKEKHRHKEGEAHEGGERDVRSPETLGGKRTKKGGSLELKKHEEKHSLPQINREAYGRNIEDKKETSKGNDQYKKEKHLERKDEVKVAAVKKESEGAATLKNEEKTEQKVKERKNEEESKTTDTLLKIVGSVTAMLREMLVPTKRDQGKVETDPEISLQKTQTDDERFIQSVDQKGQDRKDLECRPYAMELANTQEEITDSNQDKKPAKGTKAKESNKRQVIDFLKKDVEGKNTTQASPGSGNQIKIKNMKSKERGNEQSGRTTRNRSRGKQTDAAEKTRDMKGTGRKEEVIAEVKQQSENVPNETLKADIMQRIRKSKDSMRKIHSKKEDDNKKLTKERKVDSKGPAATSGRDSRSRKKSIPNSTITDKTLKVLPYCNF, encoded by the exons ATGTCACTGAATCCCAAGACATGTTCAGTTCGAGCAA ACCTgtgcaaaaaaatcgaagtagTGCGGCAACTTTTCAAAGCATTCCATGAGAAGGAACGTGGACATAAAGTTAGAATAAGAACGACGGAAGAACCAAAAGAAGG AAGAAAGCGTGAACCAGAGGATACACTTGCAAAGACAGAATTTGAAGAAGTAGAGGTAGCAAAGCGGCCAGCAGTCTCCTCGGTTCGAAAAAGGAGTACGCTTCGTTGGAAACAGGACCCGGGCACAGCGATAGGT atAATTGATGAAGTCGCAAAAgccaaaattattgaaaaattactaaatgAAGAGGATAACGCCACGATACGACGACTTTTTGAGACAGATTTAGCTAATCCATCCTTCAAG GAAATGAAGCTACTGCATCGTGCCTTAAGCAAGCTATGGGAATATTTGATGTGCAATCTTGGGCAATTTCATTTTGAACAAGAAACACTTGTATTTCTATGCGAACGAGAAAAG GCCAAGGCCCGATTTCTCGACGTCTTGCTTTTTTGTCCAAGTACACTTCCAGATTGTTGGGGAGGACGCCACATTT GTGAAGTAACCGAATGCGAGTCTGGAACACTCATTGTACCAGTATCTACTCTTCCAGGTGGAGAAGTACCGAGGTCTGCTATTTCAGAG ACGTTTCCTTCGCAATGGAGTAAGCTTGTGAGGGTAGTCATGGACGAAAATAAATCGAAAGCGCCGATCCCATCAGAAAAGCACGATAATGCCATGGAACAA CGGAAAGAAAGTTTTGGAACGAAGATTGTTAGAAGAAAATCACCATCAAGTCTGATTAAGCCAGATCATAGAGGAGAACaagccaaaaaagaaaagaaggatgtTGAAACTAGTTTGAAGCATTCAAAGAAGATAATCAGTGCTAAAAAGGGAGACTTGAAGGATTCCGCAGGAGCAGccacagagaagaaaattgggCAAAAAATTGACGTCAGTGAGAAGAAAGACTCGAAAATCTCTGCTGCGGCGAGTATTGATAGGAAAATTGAACGAAGAGATCAAAAGCCATCTAAGGACTATGACTATATTAACACGAAAGAACTGGAGGATTATCTTTGTGAGCTCGGAGATACGGAAGGAGCTGAAAATGtcgtgaaaaagaaagaaaatgaagagaagaaaatgatagtCCGTGATCCACATTGCATAGAAGCTATCATTGAAACGTACAGTATGGGCGTAAAAAATAGAGCAGATAGTAAAAAGGAGGCACAAACAACTCTGCAAATGGGATCTTCCCACAAAGCGTCAACTCAGAAAGTGGATACGGAGGGAAAGGATGTGCTATTGAAGAACTTGTGCAAGACTCAGGAAGAAGAATCGCAAATGCAGTATAAGATAGATCATATTgcaaaaagtgaacaaatgtCCGCGCAAATGAAGTCCTCCAACAAGGTATCGactcaaaaagtggaaacgtGGGGAACGGATGCGCTTCTAAAGGACTTGTGCAAGACTCAGGATCATGAACCTCACGAGGAACATCGAAAGCGGTGCAAAACGGATCTTAAACTGAAAAGGGAACAAATGGCTGCGCAAGTAGAGTCCACCAACAAGCCATCGGCTCAAAAAGTGGATATGGGGCGAAAAGATGCGCTCTTGACGGACTTATGCGTAACTCAGGAGGATGGACCTCAGAAGGAACATCGAATGCGTCACAAAACTCATCCTAGCccaaaaaaggaacaattGGCTGCGCAGGTGAAGTCCTCCCTCAAAACATCGGCTCAAAAAGTGGATATGGGGCGAAAAGATGCGCTCTTGACGGACTTATGCGTAACTCAGGAGGATGGACCTCAGAAGGGACATCGAATGCGTCACAAAACTCATCCTAGCccaaaaaaggaacaattGGCTGCGCAGGTGAAGTCCTCCCACAAAACATCAGCTCAAAAAGTGGATATGGGGCGAAAAGATGCGCTCTTGACGGACTTATGCGTGACTCAGGAGGATGGACCTCAGAAGGAACATCGAATGCGTCACAAAACTCATCCTAGCCCCGAAAAGGAACAATCGGCTGTGCAGGTGAAGTCCTCCCACAAAACATCAGCTCAAAAAGTGGATATGGGGCGAAAAGATGCGCTCTTGACGGACTTATGCGTGACTCAGGAGGATGGACCTCAGAAGGAACATCGAATGCGTCACAAAACTCATCCTAGCCCCGAAAAGGAACAATTGGCTGCGCAGGTGAAGTCCTCCCACAAAACATCAGCTCAAAAAGTGGATATGGGGCGAAAAGATGCGCTCTTGACGGACTTATGCGTGACTCAGGAGGATGGACCTCAGAAGGAACATCGAATGCGTCACAAAACTCATCCTAGCCCCGAAAAGGAACAATTGGCTGCGCAGGTGAAGTCCTCCCACAAAACATCAGCTCAAAAAGTAGTTACAAAGGAAAAACATGTACTCTTGAAAGAGTTGTGCAAGACTCAGGAGGATGAAGGTTTGAGATTGTCTACAAcacagaaaatcagaaaaagtcaagaagattcaaaattatttttcggaAAACACGTAAAAGAACCAAGACAAGAACAGCAGGGTGGAACGTTTGGgatgatgaaaggaaaagaagcagaaGTTTCTGGGAACTCAATGGAAAAAACCAAGAGTAAAGAAAAGCATAGGCACAAGGAGGGCGAGGCACATGAAGGCGGAGAAAGGGATGTCAGGTCTCCAGAAACGCTAGGTGGAAAAAGGACCAAGAAAGGAGGAAGTTTGGAACTGaagaaacatgaagaaaagCACTCATTGCCGCAGATAAATAGAGAGGCTTACGGTCGAAACattgaagacaaaaaagagaCCTCAAAAGGAAACGATCaatacaaaaaggaaaaacatttGGAGAGAAAAGACGAGGTCAAAGTAGCTGctgtgaagaaagaaagtgaaggtGCTGCAAcactgaaaaatgaagagaaaacagagcaaaaagtaaaggagcgaaaaaacgaagaagagtCAAAAACAACAGATACATTACTAAAAATTGTAGGAAGTGTAACTGCGATGCTTAGAGAAATGTTAGTGCCGACAAAAAGGGATCAGGGAAAGGTGGAGACTGACCCAGAAATTTCGTTGCAAAAGACCCAGACTGATGATGAGAGGTTTATCCAGAGTGTAGATCAAAAAGGACAAGACCGGAAGGATCTGGAATGCAGACCGTATGCTATGGAACTCGCTAACACTCAAGAAGAGATCACCGATAGTAATCAGGATAAGAAGCCAGCAAAAGGAACGAAAGCGAAAGAATCAAACAAGAGGCAGGTCATagactttttgaagaaggatGTCGAAGGGAAGAACACTACACAAGCGAGTCCAGGAAGTGGgaaccaaataaaaataaaaaacatgaaatcaaaagaaagagGTAACGAACAAAGTGGCAGAACGACTCGAAATAGGTCAAGAGGTAAACAAACAGATGCGGCAGAGAAAACGAGAGATATGAAAGGAACGGGCCGCAAAGAAGAAGTTATCGCAGAGGTGAAGCAGCAAAGTGAAAATGTTCCAAATGAAACGTTAAAAGCTGATATTATGCAGAGAATACGTAAAAGCAAAGATTCTATGAGGAAGATACATTCCAAAAAGGAAGACGACAATAAAAAGCTCACCAAAGAACGAAAAGTTGACTCAAAGGGTCCGGCGGCGACTAGTGGACGAGATAGCAGATCACGAAAGAAAAGCATCCCTAAC TCGACGATAACTGATAAAACGTTAAAA GTTTTACCATACTGCAACTTTTAA
- a CDS encoding hypothetical protein (NECATOR_CHRII.G8769.T1): MHILQNLLREIEPIEGQLRSFGFKHGSLVDNGYELKSLAKTIARKRSETRRATCPEIYLHTETNNPTRHVVLRLYGSRNTGKKTLAHQIHHVASTTKPEQTHIICEAHFIPASGVEQTTSKTINFLLNGEEIQLEIVMESTLESSPFANHLTMYVVVYSVDSRESFKRATNLLYRIHQARNSPLVPVVLVGNKIDLKRHIVISTLEGKSLAKIYKCSFLEVSALLSMNTDTLWAELIKQIQIATKTSFLNFLSFRDAIDGPVKKKLWYSRRFSNINRIQPPLQ; the protein is encoded by the exons ATGCATATTCTACAGAACTTACTACGAGAAATTGAACCAATCGAGGGACAACTTCGTAGTTTTGGCTTTAAACATGGATCGTTGGTGGATAATGGCTACGAGCTCAAAAGTCTGGCAAAAACAATTGCACGAAAAAgaa GTGAAACCAGAAGAGCGACCTGCCCCGAAATTTATCTTCATACCGAGACGAATAATCCGACCCGCCATGTTGTACTCCGACTATACGGTAGTCGAAATACTGGCAAAAAAACCCTCGCGCACCAAATCCATCACGTCGCCTCGACTACCAAACCGGAACAAACACATATcattt GTGAAGCGCATTTTATTCCAGCAAGTGGAGTTGAACAAACAACATCAAAGACAATCAATTTCCTCCTGAACGGCGAAGAAATCCAGCTAGAGATAGTTATGGAATCAACACTTGAG TCCTCACCATTCGCCAACCACCTAACCATGTATGTTGTTGTGTATTCCGTAGATAGCAGGGAATCATTCAAACGGGCTACTAATTTACTCTACAG GATTCACCAAGCTCGGAATTCCCCTCTAGTCCCGGTAGttcttgtaggaaataaaatagatctGAAGAGACATATCGTGATCTCTACGTTAG AGGGAAAATCACTGGCAAAAATCTACAAGTGCAGTTTTCTTGAGGTTTCCGCGTTGCTTTCGATGAACACTGACACTCTGTGGGCAGAACTAATCAAACAAAtccag ATTGCTACGAAAAcctcatttttaaatttccttaGTTTTCGAGATGCGATCGATGGTCcagttaagaagaaattgtgGTATAGTCGAAGATTCTCGAATATCAACAGAATCCAACCACCTTTACAATGA